The DNA segment TTACAGCTAATTGTGTATAAGTTCTTTCTTCTAATCGCCCATGTTCACCATCAATCTGTTCAAATTTATTTTGTTCAATTAAAAAGGGTGTATCTCGACGAGTTTTATGATAAAAACTTTCTATTTCTTGCAGTAGTTTTTTTTGATTATCTTTTACTTGAAGGACATAATCACCGCCTTTTTTATCAATTGCTTTTGTCACTTTTTTTAAGCAATGCATAGCATCAGCAGTAACAATATTTCCTTTTATTTCTAGGATTTCAATCAACTCTAAAACCGTTTCAACTTCATTCTTTTTACCTTTAGATTTACTTTGACTCAGCACTAATTTCTGGTCTGTTGCATAGGCTGAAACACTATGTAATGCTGTCTTTCTATCACCATCAAAGGAATGACGAAGTGTTTTTCCATCAAATGCAATGACACTTTGTCCATTGGCTTCTCGTATTTCATTAACCCAACGCATAAAACAATGAGTTAACTCTTGTGGGTCTAGGGAACTTACAATCCTAGCAATCGTATCATCGACTGGAATACCATTTTCAAATGCTCTAAATTGACGTAACCATTGAAGTTTTTCATCACCAAATAATTTAATCCCTTTCCAGCCTTCAGCTCCAGATAAAATTGCAGTTACTGTTAAAAATATAATATCGAGTAAATCCTGTTTTTTGTTAATATGTGAACGACTATCTTCTAATTGATTAAAGTGCTCAATAAATGCCATTTTATGTCTCCTTTTATATAAAGGAGTATTTGATCATAAATTAAAGTTATATTCAATTAAAGGGGTATTTTAATATGGTGGTGTTGTTAAGTACCTAAATACATAACAATAGGGAATAAAAATCAAAATTATGTAGTAACTAATACATCACTACAATTTTAAAAATAATTTTTTTAGGTAAAACGCTCTTATTTATACCTTTGTAAAATTTACAATAGTTAAAGACTAAGATATTTATAGCAAAAGTAAAATTATATGGCATAATATAAACTACCAACTGTTTAAGGTATAAAATATGAGCTATTCATTAGATTTCCGCCGAAAAGTATTTGAAATAAAGGCGAAGAAAGGTTTAACCTTTGAAGAAACAAGTCAATATTTTAATATTGGTATCAGAACGTTGTTCCGTTGGAAAAAGAAAATTGAGCCTTGTACAACTCGTAATAAGCCTGCAACAAAGATTGATATGGACGCATTACTCAAAGATGTTGAGTTATATCCTGATGCTTATCAGTATGAAAGAGCGGAACGTTTTGGTGTAACTCAAAGGGCAATTGGTTTTGCCCTTAAACGATCGGGTATTAGCTATAAAAAAAACACTAAAACATCCCAAAGCAAACGAAGATGCTCGTATCAAATTTCAGGAAAAAATGAATGATTTTTCTAAGCAAGGAAAAACAATTATTTACTTAGATGAAAGTGGCTTTGCAAAAGATATGCCTAGAACACATGGCTATTGTAGGAAAGGACAGCGATGTTATGGACATCAAGATTGGCATGCAAAAGGGCGAATTAATGTGATTGGTGCAATTATAGGTTTTACTTTTCTAACGGTATCCTTATTTGAAGGCAATATTAATTCAGACACGTTTTATGCTTGGCTAAAACAGGATTTATTACCTAAGGTGAAGCCTGATTCTGTTTTAGTGATGGATAATGCGACGTTTCATAAACGTCAGGATATGATAACAGCTATCCAAGATAAAGGTGTCATTTTAGAATTTCTTCCACCTTATAGTCCTGACTTGAATCCCATTGAAAAAAAGTGGGCTCAAGCCAAGTCTATTAGGAAGAAGTTAAGATGTGAT comes from the Pasteurella atlantica genome and includes:
- a CDS encoding ISAs1 family transposase, whose translation is MAFIEHFNQLEDSRSHINKKQDLLDIIFLTVTAILSGAEGWKGIKLFGDEKLQWLRQFRAFENGIPVDDTIARIVSSLDPQELTHCFMRWVNEIREANGQSVIAFDGKTLRHSFDGDRKTALHSVSAYATDQKLVLSQSKSKGKKNEVETVLELIEILEIKGNIVTADAMHCLKKVTKAIDKKGGDYVLQVKDNQKKLLQEIESFYHKTRRDTPFLIEQNKFEQIDGEHGRLEERTYTQLAVTDWLEQTNGWSNLNSIIEVVRKRTIKEKKSEEVSYYISSLPVAPEIVAKAIRSHWSIENSSHWVLDVIFKEDESRIRRENAPENMAIFRRFAMNLARLSPIKDSMKSKLQRAGWSDKIREQLIFG
- a CDS encoding IS630 transposase-related protein, giving the protein MSYSLDFRRKVFEIKAKKGLTFEETSQYFNIGIRTLFRWKKKIEPCTTRNKPATKIDMDALLKDVELYPDAYQYERAERFGVTQRAIGFALKRSGISYKKNTKTSQSKRRCSYQISGKNE
- a CDS encoding IS630 family transposase — translated: MPLNDRVLAIKKTLKHPKANEDARIKFQEKMNDFSKQGKTIIYLDESGFAKDMPRTHGYCRKGQRCYGHQDWHAKGRINVIGAIIGFTFLTVSLFEGNINSDTFYAWLKQDLLPKVKPDSVLVMDNATFHKRQDMITAIQDKGVILEFLPPYSPDLNPIEKKWAQAKSIRKKLRCDDINFLFQEYFNYVKL